A region of Chloracidobacterium sp. DNA encodes the following proteins:
- a CDS encoding nuclear transport factor 2 family protein produces MTIQLKPISLILLFVICYGPAFAQSPVATRDLDSILRSAIAAIGSAKDIGNLRSIEARADCDGPKGKYTTTISSFRENKTIFEQTYSYRDKPSSTIINGSVAWEKASDSGHYSLVSPFQRMAARSHEYQKMAFDFHKFFRDPELIGDEIFEGRPSTKVKSKNELGMTTVLYFDKETKRFSGFILQIPNSSETIENVILEWRKVGSLTLPSVVKAIDSQGVWTLNFHTIKLNTASEKLLEIPPRVADTTELMRLHEQQKTAHLTYNAELFVEMFADNLTQLQRGNAVTRTKAENLERFKTYFSGYKFLEWEDIVPPVIKISKDGTLATIIVQKRVRGTYKNDKGEEESDHTIFAWLEVWEKIKDKWKVVTVASTEKYGPK; encoded by the coding sequence ATTTGTTACGGACCTGCATTTGCACAATCGCCAGTCGCTACTCGAGATCTGGATTCGATCCTTAGATCGGCCATCGCTGCGATTGGTTCAGCAAAGGACATCGGAAACCTCCGGAGCATTGAGGCAAGGGCGGACTGCGACGGCCCAAAAGGAAAATACACAACCACAATTTCCTCCTTTCGTGAGAACAAAACCATTTTTGAACAAACGTATTCGTATCGAGACAAACCGTCAAGCACTATTATCAACGGTAGCGTAGCTTGGGAAAAGGCCTCTGACTCCGGACATTATTCTCTCGTGTCGCCATTTCAACGGATGGCAGCACGCTCGCACGAATATCAAAAGATGGCGTTTGATTTTCATAAATTCTTTCGGGATCCTGAGCTTATCGGCGACGAAATTTTTGAGGGACGGCCCAGCACAAAAGTAAAGTCAAAGAACGAGCTTGGTATGACGACGGTTCTCTATTTTGACAAGGAAACGAAACGCTTTTCCGGCTTTATTTTGCAAATACCGAATTCCAGCGAGACGATAGAAAATGTAATTTTAGAATGGCGAAAAGTTGGCAGCCTTACGTTGCCGTCAGTCGTTAAGGCGATCGACAGTCAAGGAGTGTGGACACTTAATTTTCATACGATCAAATTGAACACAGCTAGTGAAAAGCTGCTTGAGATTCCACCGCGGGTAGCGGACACTACAGAGTTGATGCGGCTCCATGAACAGCAAAAGACGGCTCACTTAACCTACAACGCAGAACTTTTCGTCGAGATGTTCGCTGACAATTTGACGCAGCTTCAGCGGGGAAACGCCGTGACTCGCACCAAAGCCGAAAATCTCGAACGTTTTAAGACTTATTTCAGCGGTTACAAATTTCTGGAATGGGAAGATATTGTTCCGCCGGTTATCAAGATCTCAAAAGACGGAACGTTGGCGACAATAATCGTCCAGAAACGCGTTCGCGGTACGTATAAAAACGACAAAGGTGAGGAGGAATCCGACCACACAATCTTTGCATGGCTTGAGGTATGGGAAAAGATCAAGGATAAATGGAAAGTTGTCACCGTTGCGTCCACCGAAAAATACGGTCCCAAATAG